Part of the Microcebus murinus isolate Inina chromosome 26, M.murinus_Inina_mat1.0, whole genome shotgun sequence genome is shown below.
CGGTCCTGACCCCACTTTATAGAGGAAGGAAACAGGCTCGGAGTTGTGAGCGATGGCTCACAACTGGATGTTATAATAGAATAAGATGTTGAATCTAGATGTTACAGATTCTAGATCTTAGAATAGAATCTAGATGTTATAATAGAACAAGAATGTAGAGTATGGTCAGAAGACATTGGCTCAAGTCCTTCCCGTGAACTTGAAGCCATCGCTCACAACTCCGAGCCTGTTTCCttcctctgtaaagtggggtCAGGACCGTCCCCGCCCTCCAGGCAGGCTTGGATGAGGTCACGTATGTGACAGCGCCGCCCAGATAAATGCAAAGAGTGACTATTTGCCCATAAAGACGGTGGCTTGCTCAGCTTGAGTTGAAAGGTCTTCCAGCCCCAGATGGAGCAGGTGAGGGGCTTCTGGCAGCTTTAGCACAGACACGTGTGACAAAAACCTCCGTGGGACAAGCTCCGGAACAGCCCCGGATCAACCGATGGCTGCGCGCTCCTACAGTGAGAATAAAGTGAATCTTTTGAAAGCAGCACGCCCGAAGCAGAGGTTTGCCAAACAAAACATGTACAAAGCAGCAGCAGGCTTGTGCAGAAGCATTAATGCCCTCGGCGTTGCTGGGAGAGGGGTGGGTCCAGACATTCGCCTTGGGTTTCTGGAAGACCACGCAGGAAATGAACAGATGTGCTGCTCTCGAATGCAAAGCAGCGAGTGATTTCACTTGCTCTGTAAAGCccgtttcctcctctgcaaaacagagataataacaGAATGCACCTCCCTGGATGTTTGTGAGAACCTGAGACATACTAACCCCTGGAAGGCATCATGCCTGCCTCAACTTGCCCAATCAACACAAGACGCTAGAAGATTCTGAAGGGCAGAAGGTTAACGTTTCAATAAAGACCAAGTCAGACATCTGctcttttaaaatgagatttattgtacataaaataaattaattacagTTTAAGCCAAAGCAGGAGTGGCTTTGTAAAGTGCATCTGTGTGGGGGATTCGGCAGgcagcccctgcctctctctgctccttGGCATGAGATGGTGACTTTGTATGTCTGCCACCCACCGGCTCGACTCCGCCAGGCCCAGGAAGCAACCCAACGTCATGGCCACGAGCCACTGACACAAATCACACCAATATCCGTGGACACACTTCTTGTTTCTGTACCGGATGCAACAGTTTTAAGAACAAACTATACAGTCGCACAATTAGTCAAAGCCTGGGCTCAAAGAGTTTGTGAGTTCAGATCACTCAACACACACCCAACGACTGAGCATTAATCTGCCCTGTCGGGAGGACGCGGCACCTTCCTGCCAACCATGCCAGCTCATCAGTGTCTGTCTAAAGAATACTGTGGCCCATAAACTTGacctttttggggggggggggaaggggcattttccttcttattcttaAAGCAAGAAATGTGGATCTCAACCTTTAGGTTAGAAAGGTGttctgggccgggcacagtggctcacgcctataatcctagcactctgggaggccgaggattgctcgaggtcaggagttcgagaccagcctgagcaagagtgagaccccgtctctactataaatagaaagaaattaattggccaactaaaaatatatagagaaaaaattagccgggcatggtggcgcatgcctgtagtcccagctactcgggaggctgaggcaggaggatcgcttgagcccaggagttggaggttgctgtgagcgaggctgacaccacggcattcactctagcctgggcaacagagtgagactctgtttcaaaaaaaaaaaaaagaaaagaaaggtgttCTGTAAGAACAGTGTTCCAGAATGATTCAAACGTACTGAGAAATGCAATTCTtcctcttgggggaaaaaaaggaaaaggaaaaagaaaagcaaaaaaaaaaaagaaagaaaagaaaggagaaaaaagaaaatctgtgaatGCTTAATCTGTTCTTTCATCCCCACTGTAAATCAATCACATTGATGTATTTGGTGACACTACAACCGACCATCATTCACAAGGTGGCTGGGAGCAAGAACCGAAGCGATCACACCCTTCCCCACTGCAAAGGAAAAGACGGGGGTGCAGTTCACATATCCAGAGAGTGGCTCCTTCAAGCCTCGTCAGCTCTGTCCCCTGCTTGGAGCAACGCTGCTGCTTCTGTGGCGGTTCCATAAGCCCTCCTGGCCTTTCTGCCCCAGACATTTCTGGAGCCGTGAATTGCTGCCGGCATTCAATGTCCCTGCGCGGGAAGAACCTCAGGCCGTCTTCCTGGAAAGACCAACCCCCCCTGGAGTGCCGCTGTCTCAGACGGAGGTGACAGTCCTCACTTTGGCAGAGAGCGCCTGCTTGAACCTCCTCTTCAGGTCCTGCATGTTGGGCGACTTGGGCCTGGGAATGAGGGAGCTCCTCCGCTTCTCCGGGGTGCCGCTGGGCTGCTGTTTGTGGCTCACTTCTTTGCACAGGACATGGAAGGCGCTGTAGACGTCGTTGTAGTTTTCACTGACGGACACCTCGTAGAACGAGCAGCCCAGCATGCTGGCCAGCTGCAGTCCGAGCTGAGGGTCAACCTGCTTGACGTGCAACAGGTCGGCCTTGTTGGCCACGACCACGACGGGCAGCCGGGTGCCCGGATGGAGCTGCTGCACGTGCTGGTGCAGCTGGCCGATGAGTTCATAGCTCTGGTGGTCCGTGATGGAGAAAACCATCACCACGGCGTCTGCCCAGCGAATGCACCTGTTCAGCTGTTCGCTGCAGCCCAAGCCGTTCTCGTGGACCTGAAACAGACAGGTAAAGAATGGCAAGGTGAACGGTGACAGCCAGTCACACAAAGAGCCCTGGCTCGGGTGGATTCGATTCCCAAAGAGCCGTTCACAGCAATGCTGGGTTGCAGGCCATGAACAGGTTATATCCCCACACGCTTCGGCTTTCTTGACAATATGTTGATCCAGCTGCAGAGAGTTGGAATAAATAACAGTGCAGCTCGCCACACTCAAGTGGAAAATTGACCTGCAGAGAACTCCACGCAGAGAGACTTTGTAGTTGCACAAAATGGGAAATTAACTGGCTAGACAGTAAGTCTGGGGAAGTAAAGATAGGAGCTGGAAGCATTTAAACCTGGATAACTGCCCAgttcaggaagggaaaaaaaaaaaaaaacccactagcATGGCTCTTTTGTCCAAAGAGCAACTTTCTACAATACAAAAGCGATTCCAAGTATTTGGAGACTATGCCTAGACGTTCGGTTTTTAATGCCAAAGACACATATGTAAAAGCCAACCTTCTTAACTATAGCAAGGAAACTGCCAGTTCCAAGTGTGTTTGGTTTGGTCTTTCTTGCTGTGTTGAATCCTTCTAAGGGAAGATTTCTGTCCCTTAGCCAAATCTCCCAAATTGAGCCAGGCTAAGATTGACCAAGGGCCAGATACAAGTAAAGTGTCAAACATTTAAAAGTCTAGACTTGACTCCCCAGATTTCTCTCCTCTTTCAGCACAAGAAACTTCGAGAACAAGAGAGCAATTCCACAGCCATGTGGGTTCCCCTTTTACCCAGCATCTCAAAGCATCTCACCTGGATACCTGGGGTGTCTTGAACCTGAATGGCTAGGGTTTCACCTTCTATCTGAACTTGTCTGGTATAGAGATTACCtatgaaggcaaagaaaaaaggttacatttttccttattgtacttttaaacattgtggatttttttttaagttagaggggaaaaaaaaatgtaacctaCACCAATGCACAAAAAGAAGCTATAGCTTATTTCTATTTAATGGGCTtacttcagatatttttttaaaaaccaactgtAATCTTAACCCCATGTTAGTAGATTTATTAAAACTAGGGCAAAGTTTGCAAGTTTTGGAtacttatttgtctatttttaaacatagtttctatttttagagcaCTCCTCCCTTGATGCAAATTTTCTTAGACTGTATgaggtttctgttttattttggcaCTTTAGCATTCTTGGACCATAACTTTATATTTTGGCCATTAAATATAATGGCTTTGTAGACAAATACTGTTAGTAAACACACTGCCAATATTATCAGTTGGAATGAAGATGTGACATAATGATCATCTACCCTACATCAAAGCAGAAGGCTACCACGTCTTATCCTATACAGCTCATTTCAAATAATCCCCTGTAGGTACTTCATATGGTCTACAGATTCGAGCAATTTGCTAACAGCACATAGCTAGAAACCTCTTAAGCCTCCCCAGTGGCTACGCTTAATCGTAGGGATTGAAATACTTTTCCTCTCATTTATTCAGGAATTCTCCTCCTAAAATTGGACCAtctagttatttttctttgttcagaaAAGAGAACTTTGGGTTTACAACTGCTCCCCTTTGGCCTTTGCTTTGAAAGGTCACTTCTGAAAAGCAGCCAGCAGAGAAGCAGAGGGGTAGGGGGGGGAGGAGCtggtcatcttttttttcttctttttatgactTTTGCAGGAGTGTTTCGAAGGGGAGAGGCTCTGGAGGACAAAGGGTGCTTCCAACTGGGGTCCCTCCAGTTAAAACATACCAAGGGGAACACTTTCAGGCACTTGATAAAATGATGAATGGGCTTGGAATGGAATGAGGCCAGATGGCAGTTGTGGGCTGGGTGGagaggggggttggggggagaagTGGCAAGATCCCGATGCTCAGACTGTCACTCTGAAGGAACCTGCCTGGCaggcactgaaaaaaaaaaaaatgggagcgGCAGTACTCCTACAAGAGGACAGTGTGGCTCACCTGCATTTCTTTCATAGTCACCGATGAACCGTTTGGTGAGGAACCGGACCACCAGCGCTGCAGGgcggagggaagaaagggaagggggtTAGTGAGCCCTGCAAGGGAGACAGcttcccaccccgcccccagcctggAAGCGACTCTGGCAGAGCAAGCCTTAGATGGCCACCAAGTGGAATTCCTACCCTGGCGCTCCCTGACCCTCTCCTCCCCGGCCCGGCGGAGGGGCTGCAAGGCACGGCGAGCCACGGCTCTGCCCGGCTGGAAGGGCCATCTGGCCACCCCTGCCCGGAGCCCGGCGGGGCCGCACCCGAGCCTTCCAGCGGGCAAAGTCCTCCCCAAACCAGAAGAGCCCCAGGAGGGCTGGGTGCACGCACGCCCCTTTCTGCAGCAGGCACCGCCGCAGGCCCCAAGCCCCAGCCGGAACCCCGCCGCGCGGCGCCGCCCGGCCACCCCGGGCCGAGTGTCCCCGGTGCAGGGcaggggcgcggcggcggcggccacgtcCCCCGCGGAGGGCCGCGCGGCGCCGGGCGCTCACCGGTCTTGCCCACGCCGCTGGCGCCCACCACGGCGATCTTGACCAGGCGGCGGCCCGCGGCGCCCGGCCAGcactcggcggcggcggcgctgccCGGGGCGGGGTACTCGGCGATGGTGCACATGTTCTGGATGAGGCGCATGGCCGCTCCGGCCCGGGCCGCGCGGCGAGGGAGTCCCGGCAACAAAAGACGCGCGCGGCTGCGAGCCCGGCAGCGCCGCTCCGCACGGCTCGGGGTCCGGAGTGGGCTGCCGCCGGCGGCGCGCGCGCGGTTTTCTAGGgagccggccccgccccctccgcccTCGGCCAATCCCGGGGCGCCCTGTatgaggccccgcccccggcccctccTCGGCAGGGCTCGGGCTCCGGACTGGGGCTGCACCCGGGCGGCGCGCGCGCGGTTTGCTCGGGGAGCCGGGCCCGCCCCCCGCCGCCCTCGGCCAATCCCGGGGCGCCCTGcgcgaggccccgcccccggcagCGCTGCTCCGCAGGGCTTGGGCTCCGGACTGGTGGTGCAACCGGGCGGCGCGCGCGCTGTTTTCTccgggccggccccgcccccctccGCCCTCGGCCAATCCCGGGGCGCCCTGcgcgaggccccgcccccggcgctGCTCCGAGCGCGCGGCGTCCCCCGGGGCGTCCGGAGCCGGTGCGGGGCCGGCGCAGGCGGGAGCGGGGGGCGGGCTGGGGCTCCTGCGGGGTGTGGCTGCGGGGCTGGGGTGTCTCGGTCCCGGGGAGGGGGCTCGGCCCCAGTCTCCGAGAGCCCCGCGGGTCCCCCGGCCCACCGCCCCCTCCGCAGCcgcctgcctccccacccccacccgggcTCTGCCGCCCCGCGTGGCGCCTGGCTCCTTAATTTGGGGCGCGGTTGCATTGACTCGGGTGCATCCAGGGTGGCACCCCACGATCATAGATTTGACAATTGCAATTGTCCGCAAAGCCCCCAACGCCGCCCCGTTCAAATGGGGACGTTAGACTTTGGGGGAAGAGAACACCCGTCGTGCAGCAGACCCGCGTCCTCTGGCGCCTGTCTGCACGGCAGgcccacgtgcacacacacggggTCGGGCGCATGCACGGCACACGCGGAGGCAAATCAAGAGGTAATTATAGAAGGAGCTTTCTAGAGCTTCACACACAGTCGCACCTCCTCCTCGATCTGTGAGATGGAGAGAAAACGGTTGCGCCAGCTGCGACCTCCGAAGGGGCCCACGCTTGGTCTCCGGTCGTCAGGAGTTAGTTAAGT
Proteins encoded:
- the RASL11B gene encoding ras-like protein family member 11B — encoded protein: MRLIQNMCTIAEYPAPGSAAAAECWPGAAGRRLVKIAVVGASGVGKTALVVRFLTKRFIGDYERNAGNLYTRQVQIEGETLAIQVQDTPGIQVHENGLGCSEQLNRCIRWADAVVMVFSITDHQSYELIGQLHQHVQQLHPGTRLPVVVVANKADLLHVKQVDPQLGLQLASMLGCSFYEVSVSENYNDVYSAFHVLCKEVSHKQQPSGTPEKRRSSLIPRPKSPNMQDLKRRFKQALSAKVRTVTSV